The following proteins come from a genomic window of Paenibacillus spongiae:
- a CDS encoding YecA family protein, whose protein sequence is MQKLGRNEPCYCGSGIKYKRCCLNKNATNLAVPAAIVPEAAPADPSIPDLINEQLAWENETYQQTAMNLYEQTQDLYPADEVGQAIRLWNDYSKAEQPVIKKAGVFPAALEQCICAMNGHEVTKSQLADKYDVSVATITQRANQIMSFAAPEQP, encoded by the coding sequence ATGCAGAAGTTAGGAAGAAACGAACCATGTTATTGCGGCAGCGGAATCAAATATAAGCGCTGCTGTCTGAATAAGAATGCAACGAACCTTGCAGTACCCGCAGCTATCGTTCCCGAGGCGGCTCCCGCTGACCCATCCATCCCTGACCTCATCAATGAACAATTAGCGTGGGAGAATGAGACTTATCAGCAGACGGCTATGAATTTGTATGAACAGACCCAAGACTTGTATCCCGCCGATGAAGTCGGCCAGGCGATCCGGCTCTGGAATGATTATTCCAAGGCAGAGCAGCCCGTCATCAAGAAAGCAGGCGTGTTCCCCGCCGCCCTGGAGCAATGCATCTGCGCCATGAACGGCCATGAGGTAACAAAGTCCCAACTGGCGGACAAATACGACGTTTCCGTTGCAACCATCACGCAGCGGGCGAATCAGATCATGAGCTTCGCTGCACCTGAGCAGCCTTAA
- a CDS encoding DEAD/DEAH box helicase — protein MSLHLETITIQVSLTTHGDALIYGSIPSYHAPGLFMKQRLFAWHEPSFYGTELDIQTIQEIELVLLPSEQVIPFFAEGKLLQHVEWIWDEDAAPLLQLASVLAACIEEKKYAPSFPAYRTGKILWSWDDEALDQQAQAALEQLRAQNGFYDGLCAAFSAAVFHRYYGTEETNADLRREYPLLFTPGSAAAAGLDEQAWLISIGWKADTAPFRPLLQLLEPDEDDPEWRLKLVLQDKGDPGLLVPARLAQDGQASGSWPADWSGHVRERSASWLERLRACLPTVLLSGSRGDILGGPLTDEAAWQFLTADSYQLLEAGWQVLLPAWWEAASRRKPRLRAKVSSGAGSSGSSLFGLQSLVDFDWRIAIGDTDLTESEFAELVARNERLVRFRGQWIPLDPALLAQIRQAMSGVDDMQGLSFQDILQLHLLGNTDEAESAAAGQPQQSANIQLEVELNEHLAKLISQLGQQAEWPSVDLPAGLQADLRSYQRDGFAWLAFLRRLGLGACLADDMGLGKTVQFIAYLLHVKETADRNAEAGSGSPSLLICPTSVLGNWQKELSRFAPSLKVMLHYGSKRYSEEAFWEEARQADIILTSYATATLDQELLKAFTWTTICLDEAQNIKNAQTKQSTAVRSFPARHRIALTGTPIENRLSELWSLYDFINPGYLGTMRGFANRFSNAIEKEQDEQRTKDLQKLVKPFLLRRKKKDPAIQLDLPDKNEMKTYIHLTPEQGALYDQTVSDLMERMQKLEGIERKGAILAAITNLKQLCDHPMLLTKESLPELSNANGSPLDTETLVNRSSKLERLLAMVKELREEGDRCLIFTQYIGMGQMLQQVLQQELQEPVLYLNGSTSKSARDRMIEQFQSRALPAQDQPSVFILSIKAGGVGLNLTAANHVFHFDRWWNPAVENQATDRAYRMGQSRDVQVHKFISLGTLEERIDEMLESKQQLSDTVISNSEGWITELSTEELKDLFTLRRDWAG, from the coding sequence ATGAGCCTACATTTGGAAACGATAACGATACAGGTCAGCCTGACCACGCACGGGGATGCGCTCATCTATGGATCGATTCCTTCCTACCACGCGCCGGGCTTATTCATGAAGCAGCGGTTGTTCGCCTGGCATGAACCTTCCTTCTACGGGACCGAGCTGGACATTCAAACGATCCAGGAAATCGAGCTTGTGCTGCTTCCGTCCGAGCAAGTCATTCCTTTCTTTGCGGAAGGCAAGCTGCTTCAGCATGTCGAGTGGATCTGGGATGAAGACGCCGCTCCGCTGCTTCAGCTTGCCTCCGTACTAGCTGCATGCATCGAGGAGAAGAAATACGCACCCAGCTTTCCCGCTTATCGAACCGGAAAGATATTGTGGTCGTGGGATGATGAAGCCCTGGATCAGCAAGCGCAAGCGGCGCTGGAACAGCTTCGCGCACAGAACGGCTTCTATGACGGCCTGTGCGCGGCGTTCTCCGCCGCCGTCTTTCACCGTTATTATGGAACGGAGGAGACGAATGCCGATCTGCGCAGGGAGTACCCGCTTCTCTTCACGCCAGGCAGTGCGGCGGCAGCAGGCTTAGATGAGCAAGCCTGGCTCATTTCCATCGGCTGGAAGGCGGATACGGCACCGTTCCGTCCTCTGCTGCAGCTGCTCGAGCCGGATGAGGATGACCCCGAATGGCGGCTTAAGCTCGTGCTGCAGGATAAGGGGGATCCGGGTCTGCTAGTGCCTGCCCGGCTAGCCCAGGATGGACAAGCGTCAGGCTCATGGCCGGCCGATTGGTCGGGGCATGTGCGCGAGCGTTCTGCAAGCTGGCTTGAGCGCTTACGGGCATGTCTGCCCACGGTGCTGCTATCGGGCAGCCGCGGCGATATCTTGGGCGGGCCGTTGACCGATGAGGCTGCCTGGCAATTCCTGACGGCGGACAGCTACCAGCTGCTCGAAGCCGGCTGGCAGGTGCTCCTCCCGGCTTGGTGGGAAGCGGCCAGCCGGAGGAAGCCCCGTCTTCGCGCCAAGGTCAGCTCGGGCGCCGGCAGCTCCGGGAGCTCGCTGTTCGGGCTTCAGTCGCTCGTTGATTTCGACTGGCGGATTGCCATTGGCGACACGGATTTGACCGAGAGTGAATTCGCCGAGCTGGTCGCCCGCAACGAACGCCTGGTCCGCTTCCGGGGGCAGTGGATTCCGCTCGATCCGGCCCTGTTGGCACAAATCCGCCAAGCCATGTCAGGCGTGGACGACATGCAAGGACTGTCCTTCCAGGATATTCTGCAGCTGCATCTGCTGGGGAATACGGACGAGGCGGAAAGCGCCGCGGCGGGGCAGCCGCAGCAATCCGCAAACATCCAGCTGGAGGTCGAGCTGAATGAACATCTGGCCAAGCTGATCAGCCAGCTCGGCCAGCAAGCGGAATGGCCGTCGGTCGACTTACCTGCCGGATTGCAAGCAGATCTGCGCTCCTACCAGCGCGACGGGTTCGCCTGGCTCGCCTTCCTGCGCCGTCTTGGACTGGGAGCCTGCCTGGCGGATGACATGGGACTCGGCAAAACCGTCCAGTTCATCGCTTATTTATTGCATGTGAAGGAAACGGCGGATAGGAATGCGGAGGCCGGATCAGGCTCCCCTTCCTTGCTCATTTGTCCCACCTCGGTGCTGGGCAATTGGCAGAAGGAATTAAGCCGGTTCGCTCCTTCACTGAAGGTGATGCTTCATTATGGAAGCAAACGTTACAGCGAAGAGGCTTTCTGGGAAGAAGCGCGGCAGGCGGATATTATACTCACCTCGTATGCCACCGCAACGCTCGATCAAGAGCTGCTTAAGGCATTCACTTGGACAACCATCTGCCTGGACGAGGCTCAGAACATTAAGAATGCGCAGACCAAGCAATCGACGGCCGTCCGGAGCTTCCCGGCCAGGCATCGCATCGCCCTCACCGGAACGCCGATCGAGAACCGGCTGTCCGAGCTATGGTCTCTCTATGACTTCATCAACCCGGGGTATCTGGGCACCATGCGGGGATTCGCCAACCGGTTCAGCAATGCAATTGAGAAGGAGCAGGACGAGCAGCGCACGAAGGATTTGCAGAAGCTGGTGAAGCCCTTCCTGCTCCGCCGCAAGAAGAAGGACCCGGCCATACAGCTCGATCTGCCGGATAAGAACGAGATGAAAACCTATATTCATCTCACGCCCGAGCAGGGCGCGCTTTATGATCAAACCGTGAGCGATCTTATGGAACGCATGCAGAAGCTGGAGGGCATTGAACGCAAAGGAGCCATCTTGGCCGCGATTACGAATCTGAAGCAGCTCTGCGACCATCCAATGCTGCTGACAAAGGAGTCCCTTCCTGAGCTGTCTAACGCAAATGGGAGCCCTCTCGATACGGAGACACTGGTCAACCGTTCGTCCAAGCTGGAGCGTCTCCTTGCCATGGTGAAGGAGCTGCGGGAGGAAGGGGACCGCTGCCTGATCTTTACCCAGTACATTGGCATGGGACAGATGCTGCAGCAGGTTCTTCAGCAGGAGCTGCAGGAGCCTGTCCTCTATCTGAACGGCAGCACCTCCAAATCGGCTAGGGACCGTATGATCGAGCAGTTTCAATCCCGTGCGTTGCCGGCCCAGGATCAGCCGTCCGTATTTATCCTGTCGATCAAGGCCGGAGGCGTCGGTCTTAATCTGACGGCAGCGAACCATGTGTTTCACTTCGACCGCTGGTGGAATCCGGCGGTTGAGAATCAGGCAACGGACCGCGCTTACCGGATGGGCCAGTCCCGCGACGTGCAGGTACACAAGTTTATATCCCTGGGCACATTGGAAGAGCGGATCGACGAGATGCTGGAGAGTAAACAGCAGCTCAGCGATACGGTCATCTCCAATTCCGAGGGCTGGATTACCGAGCTGTCGACGGAGGAGCTGAAGGATCTGTTCACGCTGCGCCGCGATTGGGCCGGGTAA
- a CDS encoding SWIM zinc finger family protein — protein sequence MMEPIYKMDDTQWAELLHDVEGEFNDLTIKRGFQYYKQGRVRKLTMQDSRVIEAIVEGSENYRVKIRLDALADSNCSCPVSWNCKHMLAALLDYANRQERPVHALVNAKSNAMLQQTAKNALHAASLAAKQARELAEFKERAGSLNSLPLPEWHKLFEHCLAPMANHTPNAHYVQGALRAMNSIKPQLSPGMEQLFRLHTYLYILEKLVKHSQHTWNHSSHVYMGYHTQVAADDVEEAIERCLAEELAAAPDPEHGQRLTETLAYLRTHMLTEAQNLHYYFGLYYRLWQGWLRTDGSNYVLYTEELQQLKAAEGTLQTASARLQCTLAQVWMHFYLGQDREALERLRKATVIPAMKRNPIYPLLDMLIEAEQWERLRDWLTAIGPLLRSGDELDEYGRYWEMTTRHHPESEPDMWETLDRMSPYSRGIYADALLTYGKWEQWIDYQLSTGSEPLEFRVSVLQPIEKEAPELLLPFYHQAVERYIAQKNRDSYKAAVKLLKRLAKLYKRMKQEARWEHFLSSFTGRHSRLRALHEELRRGKLIS from the coding sequence ATGATGGAACCGATTTACAAAATGGATGATACGCAGTGGGCCGAGCTCCTCCACGATGTGGAGGGGGAATTCAACGACCTTACGATCAAGCGTGGATTCCAATACTATAAGCAAGGACGCGTCCGTAAGCTGACGATGCAAGACAGCCGGGTCATTGAAGCGATTGTCGAAGGAAGCGAGAACTATCGCGTCAAGATCCGGCTGGACGCATTGGCGGACAGCAACTGCTCGTGTCCAGTAAGCTGGAACTGCAAACATATGCTGGCCGCCCTCCTCGACTATGCCAACCGGCAGGAGCGCCCGGTTCATGCGCTCGTCAATGCCAAATCGAATGCCATGCTGCAGCAGACGGCGAAGAACGCCTTGCATGCCGCATCCCTTGCCGCCAAGCAAGCCCGGGAGCTTGCCGAGTTCAAGGAACGGGCCGGTTCCTTGAACTCCCTCCCGCTGCCGGAGTGGCATAAGCTGTTTGAACATTGTCTCGCCCCAATGGCCAATCACACGCCTAACGCCCATTATGTCCAAGGTGCTCTCAGAGCGATGAATAGCATCAAACCCCAGCTATCCCCTGGCATGGAGCAGCTGTTCCGCCTTCATACTTATCTCTACATACTTGAGAAGCTTGTGAAGCATTCCCAGCATACGTGGAACCATTCTTCTCATGTCTACATGGGGTATCACACGCAAGTTGCAGCCGACGATGTGGAGGAAGCCATAGAGCGCTGCTTGGCGGAAGAGCTTGCCGCCGCGCCTGACCCGGAGCATGGGCAGCGCTTGACGGAGACGCTGGCCTATCTACGCACTCATATGCTGACGGAAGCGCAGAATCTTCATTATTACTTCGGCTTGTATTACCGGCTATGGCAAGGCTGGCTCCGAACTGACGGAAGCAATTACGTGCTGTATACAGAGGAGCTGCAGCAATTGAAGGCTGCCGAAGGGACGCTGCAAACTGCATCTGCCCGCCTCCAATGCACGCTGGCTCAAGTCTGGATGCACTTCTACCTGGGGCAGGATCGGGAGGCCTTGGAGCGGCTGCGCAAGGCAACCGTTATTCCCGCGATGAAGCGAAACCCGATTTATCCGCTTCTGGATATGCTGATCGAGGCAGAGCAATGGGAACGGCTGCGGGATTGGCTGACGGCAATCGGCCCTCTGCTCCGATCGGGTGATGAATTGGACGAATACGGACGTTATTGGGAGATGACCACCCGGCATCATCCTGAGTCCGAGCCCGATATGTGGGAGACGCTGGACCGCATGTCTCCTTATTCCAGAGGCATCTATGCAGATGCATTGCTTACCTATGGCAAATGGGAGCAGTGGATCGATTATCAGCTCAGTACGGGCAGCGAGCCCCTGGAATTCCGCGTCAGCGTCCTGCAGCCGATTGAGAAGGAAGCGCCGGAGCTGCTCCTGCCGTTCTATCATCAAGCGGTGGAACGGTACATCGCGCAAAAGAATAGAGACAGCTACAAAGCAGCGGTGAAGCTGCTCAAGCGGCTCGCCAAGCTGTACAAACGGATGAAGCAGGAAGCGCGGTGGGAGCACTTCCTGAGCTCGTTCACCGGCCGCCACAGCCGGCTTCGCGCCCTGCATGAGGAGCTTCGGAGAGGAAAATTGATATCATGA
- a CDS encoding cytochrome ubiquinol oxidase subunit I, with the protein MEALELARWQFGITTVYHFLFVPLTIGLAYLIAFMQTMYVVKKDDKYKRMTKFWGKIFLLNFAVGVVTGIIQEFQFGMNWSDYSRFVGAVFGGPLAVEALVSFFMESTFIGIWIFGWDRLSKKVHLACIWLVAVAATLSALWILSANAFMQEPVGYEIVNGRAEMTSFFALLGNKQLWVEFPHVIFGALATGSMFVVGISAYKMLRKQQTDIFKASFQIGIVVVLVSSLLTAFAGHDQAQHLMKSQPMKMAATEALWHTSGESAPWTVIASIDPEKRENRFQLEIPYALSILSYNSLTGKVPGMLELQAEYEAKYGPGNYIPPVRTTFWSFRIMVGAGMAMIFLGLFGTIAVIRNKAEKYRRYLKWMLPAMALPYIANSAGWIMTEVGRQPWIVFGLQKTEDGVSPLVSSGMVATSLIGFTLVYGILASVFVYLVVKTVRQGADEADESHDPNHTPNADAAPAPSL; encoded by the coding sequence GTGGAAGCATTGGAATTGGCCAGATGGCAGTTCGGCATTACGACCGTCTATCACTTTTTGTTTGTCCCTCTGACCATCGGACTGGCTTATTTAATCGCATTTATGCAAACGATGTATGTCGTCAAGAAGGATGACAAATACAAGCGGATGACGAAATTCTGGGGGAAAATCTTTCTTCTGAATTTCGCGGTCGGCGTTGTCACCGGTATTATTCAGGAATTTCAGTTCGGCATGAACTGGTCGGATTATTCCCGGTTCGTCGGCGCCGTGTTCGGCGGTCCGCTGGCCGTCGAAGCGCTGGTCTCCTTCTTCATGGAGTCCACATTCATCGGAATCTGGATCTTCGGATGGGATCGCTTGTCCAAGAAGGTCCATTTGGCCTGTATTTGGCTCGTGGCGGTCGCCGCGACGCTGTCTGCTCTATGGATTCTGAGCGCGAACGCCTTTATGCAGGAGCCGGTTGGTTATGAGATCGTGAACGGCCGTGCGGAAATGACGAGCTTCTTCGCGCTGCTTGGCAATAAACAGCTGTGGGTTGAGTTCCCGCATGTGATCTTCGGGGCGCTCGCTACCGGCTCGATGTTCGTGGTCGGAATCAGCGCATACAAAATGCTGCGCAAGCAGCAGACCGATATATTCAAAGCTTCCTTCCAGATCGGCATCGTGGTAGTGCTCGTGTCCAGCCTGCTGACTGCATTCGCCGGCCACGACCAAGCGCAGCATCTGATGAAGTCGCAGCCGATGAAGATGGCGGCCACCGAAGCGCTTTGGCATACGAGCGGGGAAAGCGCGCCTTGGACGGTTATCGCCTCCATTGATCCGGAGAAGCGGGAGAACCGGTTCCAACTGGAAATTCCTTACGCGCTAAGCATTCTTTCTTATAACAGCCTGACCGGCAAAGTGCCGGGTATGCTGGAACTGCAAGCCGAGTACGAAGCCAAATACGGACCGGGTAACTATATTCCGCCGGTACGGACGACGTTCTGGAGCTTCCGGATCATGGTGGGGGCGGGAATGGCGATGATCTTCCTCGGCTTGTTCGGAACGATTGCCGTTATCCGCAACAAGGCGGAAAAGTATCGCAGATATTTAAAATGGATGCTGCCTGCGATGGCGCTCCCGTACATTGCGAATTCGGCAGGCTGGATTATGACGGAGGTCGGGCGTCAGCCGTGGATCGTATTCGGTCTGCAGAAGACGGAGGACGGCGTATCTCCATTAGTATCGTCCGGTATGGTCGCCACCTCCTTAATAGGCTTTACGTTGGTCTACGGCATACTGGCCTCGGTGTTCGTCTATCTCGTCGTGAAGACGGTCCGCCAGGGAGCGGATGAGGCGGACGAATCTCACGATCCGAATCATACGCCGAATGCCGATGCAGCTCCAGCCCCTTCGTTATAG
- the cydB gene encoding cytochrome d ubiquinol oxidase subunit II translates to MLETIWFILITVLFVGFFFLEGFDFGVGMLTPFLGKSDTERRVMINTIGPFWDGNEVWLITAGGAMFAAFPNWYATLFSGFYMALFLMLLALIGRGVAFEFRSKVENPKWRSTWDWVIFFGSLLPALLWGVALANLMRGVPIDADMNYVGSFWDLISLYSLTAGVSMVLLFLLHGALFLSLKTEGVLRERARAVAYRIGAWTSAVLLLFVVLSYFETDMFTSKGLSPGMVPVLAGLALLSVHFFIKAGRDGWAFIMTGATIVLSTITVFMLLFPNVMISSLNPEWSLTVYNAASNTYTLKVMSIVALTTIPFVLAYQAWTYWVFRKRVTATDHLDY, encoded by the coding sequence ATGCTGGAAACCATATGGTTTATACTGATTACCGTGCTGTTCGTCGGATTTTTCTTTCTGGAAGGCTTTGATTTCGGTGTCGGCATGCTTACGCCGTTTCTAGGCAAGTCTGATACGGAACGCAGAGTGATGATTAATACGATCGGCCCGTTCTGGGATGGCAATGAAGTATGGCTGATCACGGCTGGCGGCGCGATGTTCGCGGCTTTCCCGAATTGGTATGCGACGCTGTTCAGCGGCTTCTACATGGCGTTGTTCCTCATGCTGCTCGCACTGATCGGGCGCGGGGTTGCTTTTGAATTCCGCAGTAAGGTCGAGAATCCGAAATGGCGCTCTACGTGGGATTGGGTCATCTTCTTCGGCAGCCTGCTGCCCGCGCTGCTGTGGGGCGTCGCGCTAGCCAACCTGATGAGAGGGGTGCCGATCGATGCGGATATGAATTACGTCGGCTCTTTCTGGGATTTGATCTCCCTCTATTCCTTGACGGCCGGAGTGAGCATGGTTCTTCTCTTCCTGCTGCACGGAGCGCTCTTCCTTTCGTTAAAAACGGAAGGTGTGCTGCGTGAGCGGGCACGGGCGGTTGCATATCGGATCGGCGCATGGACAAGCGCGGTTCTGCTCTTGTTCGTCGTACTCAGTTATTTCGAGACGGATATGTTTACTTCCAAAGGATTAAGTCCGGGTATGGTTCCCGTTCTGGCGGGGTTGGCCTTATTGTCCGTTCACTTCTTTATTAAAGCGGGACGCGACGGCTGGGCATTTATTATGACGGGGGCAACCATCGTATTATCGACGATTACGGTCTTCATGCTGCTGTTCCCGAACGTCATGATCTCATCGCTTAACCCGGAATGGTCGCTCACGGTCTACAATGCAGCATCGAATACCTATACGTTGAAAGTCATGTCCATCGTTGCTTTGACGACGATTCCGTTCGTATTGGCTTATCAAGCATGGACCTACTGGGTGTTCCGCAAACGGGTTACGGCCACGGATCACTTGGATTATTAA